The genomic interval GAGTTCGACGCCTATGATTTCAAATGCAAACATCTCGTCTTCTCGATCGAACGACAGGCAAAACGGTTGGGACCTACCGACTTAACAGCCTTGATACTGCCCGGTCTATAAAAGGTTTTTACTCGGCTAATGAATTCACGATAGAAGATCTGCCCGAAGAAATCTTGGAAAACGGGATCGAGATCGGCCGAGCCTGCATCGCCCGCAAACATCGAAACACAAGGGTACTGTTCCTTCTTTGGAAAGCCTTGCTTTCTTACTCTAGGCACACGGAAAAGCGCTATTTCTTCGGTTGCTGCTCGGTTTTTACGCAAGACGAATCGGAAGGTGAACGGATCTTCCATCAACTTAGACGTGACGGCCAT from Acidobacteriota bacterium carries:
- a CDS encoding GNAT family N-acetyltransferase produces the protein MQTSRLLDRTTGKTVGTYRLNSLDTARSIKGFYSANEFTIEDLPEEILENGIEIGRACIARKHRNTRVLFLLWKALLSYSRHTEKRYFFGCCSVFTQDESEGERIFHQLRRDGHFDERLKVVPKRDQIDIDSDCHEGDAKLPALFDMYLRLGARVCGPPIVDREFGSIDFFVVFDIENLSPKYRRMFG